In Pseudoroseomonas cervicalis, the DNA window CATTTCCGGCAGGATCTGAGCTTCGACGAGGCGCCGTATCGCGCGCATGTCGCCTGGCTGCTGGAGCATGACCCGGCCGGGCTGTTCGCCGCCGGCGGCACGGGCGAGTTCTTCTCCCTCTCCCCGGCCGAGGTCGCGACGGTGGTGCGCGCCGCGGTGGCCGAGACGGCCGGCCGCGTGCCGGTGATCGCGCCCTGCGGCATGGCGACGCCGATCGCGCAGGAGCTGGCGCGCTCGGCCGAGAAGGAGGGCGCCGACGGTCTGCTGCTGCTGCCGAACTACCTGGTCAATTCCGAGCAGGCCGGCCTCGCCGCGCATATCGAGGCGGTGTGCCGCAGCACCGGCCTCGGCGTCATCGTCTACAACCGCGACAATGCGATCCTGAACGAGGACACGCTGGCGCGGCTGTGCGAGCGCAACCCGAACCTGGTCGGCTTCAAGGACGGCGTCGGCGATATCGAGCTGATGACGCGGGTCTATGCCAGGATGGGCGACCGGCTGACCTATGTCGGCGGGCTGCCGACGGCCGAGACCTTCGCCCTGCCCTATCTCGAGATGGGCGTGACGACCTATTCCTCGGCGATCTTCAACTTCGTCCCCGCCTTCGCGCAGGATTTCTACGCCGCGGTGCGCCGCCGCGACCGCGAGGCGGTGTTCCAGGGCCTGCGCGATTTCGTGCTGCCCTACATCGCCATCCGCAACCGCAAGAAGGGCTATGCGGTCTCCATCGTGAAGGCGGGTTGCGCGGCGGTGGGCCGTCCTGCCGGCCCGGTGCGGGCGCCGCTGACCGATCTGGAGCCGGCCGAGATGGCCTCGCTGACCGCGCTGATCGAGGCGCTGCCCGCCCAGCTGGCCAAGGCCGCCTGACTGACGGCGGGGTCCGGGGTGGCCCTGCCACCCCGGCGGTGGGGGGTTCGGGGGAGGCAGCGCCTCCCCCGTCTGTTTCAGCCCTTGGCCGTCGCCACCGCCGCGCGGGCGGCCTGCAGCAGGATGCCGCTGTCGTTCATGATGGTGACCAGCTTGAAGCCCATGCCGATCATGCGCTTGGCATAGGCGGCGGTGCCGTTGTGCAGGCCGACGGCGAGGTTGCGCTTGCCGCATTCCGACAGCAGCCGCTCATAGATCTTCAGGATCTCCGGCTCCTCGCGGTCCAGCTTCGGCGGCAGGCCGAGGGAGAGGCCGAGATCGGAGGGGCCGACATAGATGCCGTCGACGCCCGGCGTGTCGAGGATGGCTTCCAGATTGTCGAGCGCCTGCTTGGTCTCGATCATCGGGATCACCGCGATGTCGCGGTTGGCCGTGTCGAAATAGCTGTTGGCCTCGCCATAGATGCCGGCGCGGATCGGGCCGAAGCTGCGCGTGCCCTCGGGCGGGTAGCGGCAGGCGGAGACGAGCGCCGCGGCCTGCTCGGCGGTGTTCACCATCGGGCAGATGACGCCCATGGCGCCGGCGTCCAGCACCTTGCCGACGATGCCGGGCTCGTTCCAGGGCACCCGCACCATCGGCGTCACCGGGTGCGGCTGCATGCCCTGGAAGCAGGCGACGGTGGAGAGGTAGTCCTGCACCCCGTGCTGCATGTCCACGGTCAGGCTGTCGAAGCCGGCCTGGGCCATGGTCTCCGCGCTGAAGGCGCTGGGGATGGCCAGCCAGCCATTGACCACGGCGCGACCTTGCGCCCAGGCCTCTTTCACCTTGTTCGCCATTGTTATTCCATTTCCTCCGGGACGGCGGGATTGAAACGCTAGGACTCGCGCCGGGGGGCGTCAACGCGTCCGCCGCGCGAAAGCGCGGCAGGGGCGCGCCGATCGGCGCTCTTTCCGGCCGCCCGCGCCGGGCGTAGCCTGCGCGCCCATGCCGAGCCCGCTTCCCCCCTCGCCCGCCGCCGCCGAGGCGCCGGTCCCCACGCCCTGGCGCGTCGCCTCCGAGACCGCGCCGCTCCGGGACGTTCTGGTCTGCCCGCCGGATCATTACCGCTGGCTGCCGACCAACAGCATCGCCCGCCGCACCCTGGCCGAGTCCCGCCAGGGGCCGGCGCTGCCGCATCTGCAGGCGCAGCATGCGGAGCTGGTGGCGGCGCTGGAACAGGGCGGCGCCCGGGTGCACCTTCTGCGGCCGGAGCCGCATCTGCCCTACATGGTCTATACGCGCGACAGCGTGGTGGTGACGCATCGGGGCCCGGTGCTGTGCCAGCTGGAACGCCCGCAACGCCGCGGCGAATACTTTTTTCTGATCGACTGGCATCGGAAGCAGGGCAGCGCGTTCTGGAAGATGTCCAATGCCGGGACGCTGGAGGGGGGCGATATCCACATCCTCCGCCCGGGCCTGGCCGTCATCGGCCATTCCGGCGGCCGCACCGATGAGGCGGGGGCGGAGCAGCTGGCGGGCTGGCTGCGCGCCGAGGGCTGGGAGGTCCGGCTGCAGCCTTTCGAGGAGCATTTCCTGCATCTCGACGTGCTGTTCTGCATGGCAGCCCCCGGCCTGGCCGTCGCCTGCGAGGAGGTGCTGGACAGTGACTTCCTCGCCTGGCTGCGCGGCCATGGCATCCGCACCATCCCGGTCGGCTATCGCGACGCCATGCAGCTCGGCTGCAACATCCTGGCACTTGGCGGCGACCGGGTGATCTCGGCGCGCGGCAGCACGGCGCTGAACGCCGCCCTGCGCGCCGAGGGGCTCTCCGTGCTGGACCCCGAGCTTTCGCTGTTCACCCTGGGGGGCGGCGGCCCCCATTGCCTGACCTGCCCGCTCGCGCGGGAGGAGGAAACTGCATGACCATCGACACCAACCCGCTCGACACCGTGCTGGCGGCGGCCCGCGCCTTCCTGGGCGAGCGGCTTTCCACCAATGCCTCGATCCGCGAGCAGCATTCCAAGGGCGAGGATTCCAACCCGCCGGTGCTGCCCGACGCCGTCGCCTTCGTCGAGACGACCGAGGAGGTTTCTCGTCTTCTGGCGCTGTGCCACGCGCATGGCGTGCCGGTGACGCCCTTCGGCGCCGGCACCAGCCTGGAGGGGCATGTGGTGCCGGTGCAGCGCGGCCTCAGCCTCGACCTGTCGCGCATGACGGCGATCCTGGAAGTGAATGCCGAGGATATGGACTGCCTGGTGGAGCCGGGCGTCACCCGCCACCAGCTGAACGACTTCCTGCGCGACCAGGGGCTGTTCTTCCCGGTCGATCCCGGCAGCCATTGCACGCTGGGCGGCATGGTGGCGACGCGCGCCAGCGGCACCAACGCCGTGCGCTACGGCACGATGCGCGAGGCAACGCTGGGCCTCGAGGTGGTGCTGGCCGATGGCCGCATCATCCAGACCGGTGGGCGCACCCGCAAATCCGCCAATGGCTATGATCTGACGCGGCTGTTCATCGGCTCCGAGGGCACGCTCGGCGTGGTGACGAAGATCCGCCTGCGGCTGCACGGCATCCCGGAGGCGACGACCGCCGCGGTCTGCCAGTTCGACAGCCTCTCCGCCGCGGTGGAGACGGTCATCATGACCATGCAGGCGGGCATTCCGGTGGCGCGCATCGAGCTGGCGGATGCCGACCAGATGCGCGCCTCCATCGCCTATTCCAAGCTGCCCTACGCGGCCCTGCCGACGCTGTTCCTGGAATTCCATGGCAGCCCGGCAGGGGTGCGCGAGCAGGCCGAGGCGGTGGAGGCGATCGCCGCCGAGATGGGCGGCCAGGGCTTCGCCTGGGCCGAGGATGCCGAGAGCCGCAACCGGCTGTGGAAGGCCCGCCACGATGCCTGGTGGGCGGCCAATGCGCTGTATCCGGGCTGCCGCGGCATCACCACCGATGTCTGCGTGCCGATCTCCCGCCTGGCGGAGGCGATCATCGGCGCCAAGGAGGCGGCGGTGGCGATGGGCCAGAACACCTGCATCGTCGGCCATGTGGGCGACGGCAATTTCCACTGCGTCATCCTCTTCCCGGCCGACGATCCGGAGGGGCTGCAGAAGGCGTGGGAGCTGGACCGCCGCATCGTGGCGCAGGGGCTGGCGCTGGGCGGCACCTGCTCGGGCGAGCACGGCATCGGCCTCGGCAAGCGGGAATTCCTGGTGCAGGAGCATGGGCCCGAAGTGCTGGCGGTGATGCGCGGGCTGAAGACCAGCCTGGACCCGAAGGGCATCCTGAACCCCGGCAAGCTGTTCCTGAACTGAGCGGCGGCCCCCCGGCCCGCCCGGCCGGGGGGCGCCCTGAAAAAAAGTCACGCCTGCTGACCCGTCCAGGGACCGGTCCGTGGATGACAAGGCGAAAGGAATCCCTGAAACTGAGCCCCGTTCCGGCGCCACGCCGCCGGATGTCCAAGGGAGCCTCAAAGCCAATGATCCGTCGTCAATTGCTGGCAGGCGGTGCCGTGATCGGCGCCTCCGCCCTGGCGGCCCCGGCCATCGCGCAGACCCATCCGGAAATCCGCTGGCGCCTGGCCAGCTCCTTCCCCCGCTCCCTGGACACCATCTGGGGCGCCGGCGAGCATGTGGCGAAGCGGGTCGCGGCGCTGACCGACAACAAGTTCCAGATCCGCGCCTTCCCCGCCGGCGAGCTGGTGCCGGGGCTGCAGGTGGCGGATGCCGTGCAGAACGGCACGGTGGAGTGCGCCCACACCGCCTCCTACTATTTCGTCGGCAAGGACCCGACCTTCGCCTTCGACGGCGCGGTGCCCTTCGGCCTGAACATGCGCCAGACCAATGCCTGGCTGCAGCAGGGCGGCGGGCGCGACGTGATGAAGGACTTCTTCGCCAAGTACAACATCGTCTCGATCCCGGCCGGCAACACCGGCGCCCAGATGGGCGGCTGGTTCCGCCGCGAGATCCGCACCGTCCAGGACCTGAACGGGCTGAAATTCCGTATCGGCGGCTTCGCCGGCAATGTGCTGCAGAAGCTCGGCGTGGTGCCGCAGCAGATCGCCGGCGGCGACATCTACCCGGCGCTGGAGAAGGGCACGGTGGACGCGGCCGAGTGGATCGGCCCCTATGACGACGAGAAGCTCGGCTTCAACCGCGTCGCCCAGTTCTACTACTTCCCCGGCTGGTGGGAGGGGTGCCTGAACCTCTCCATGTACATCAACAAGGCGAAGTATGAGGAGCTGCCGCAGCTCTACAAGGACGTGCTGGAAAGCGCCTGCCGCGACTCGACCATCGAGACCATGGCGAAATACGACGTGCAGAACCCGGCGGCGCTGAAGCGGCTGATCGCCTCCGGCACCCAGCTGCGCGCCTTCCCGCGCGAGGTGATGCAGGCCTGCTACCGCGCCGCCTTCGAGCTGTATGACGAGACCGCCGCCCGCAACGAGAATTTCCGGACGGTCTACGAGCATTGGAAGACCTTCCGCGAGAGCCAGTATGGCTGGTTCCGCGTCGCCGAGAACAGCTTCGACCAGTTCGTCTACGCCATGTACGGGCAGGAGGCGCAGTCCCAGGCGCAGCCCGCCGCCGGCCAGCCGCGGCGCTGAGCGCCGGGGCCGGGCGCCCAGCCGGGGCCGCCGGCCCCGTCATGAACCTGCCCCGGGGCCGCCGGCCCCGGGCGCCCGCCGGCCCCCGGGCGGCGCCGCGGCGCATGATCCGGAAGGCCGAACCTCTGCCGGCCGAAATGTTCCGTCTGCCGGGGACGGAATTTTCACGCTAGTGGAAAGCCGGGCCCGCCGGCCCGCCCAGCGGGGCCGCCCTTCGGGGCCACCCCTGGGCGGGCCGGCGGCCGCCCCTCTCGCTCCGGTGCCGTCATGGCGCCGGATCTCGTCGTGTTCTTGGGAGGAACCCCTGGATGGGTGCCCTGCTTGGCTTCAGTCGGGCCATGGACAAGGTCAGTAACGGCTTCGGCGTCATCGCCTCCTGGCTGGTGCTGCTGGCCTGCGTGGTCAGCGCCGGCAATGCCGTGGTGCGCTATGGCGTCAACTACTCCTCCAATGCCTGGCTGGAGGTGCAGTGGTACTTCTTCGCCGGCATCGTCATGCTCGGCGCCTCGCAGACCCTGCTGCGCAACGAGCATGTGCGCGTCGACCTGGTGTTCGGCAACCTGTCCGAGCGCGCCCGGCTCTGGGTCGACATCCTCGGCATCATCTTCTTCCTGCTGCCCGCCATGGCGCTGCTGGCCTGGATGACCTGGCCCTTCTTCCTCGACAGCTATCTGCGGGCCGAGGAATCCTCGAATGCCGGCGGGCTGATCCGCTGGCCGGTGAAGCTGCTGCTGCCGGTGGGCTTCGCCCTGCTCACGCTGCAGGGCCTGTCGGAGCTGATCAAGCGCATCGCCCTGCTGCGCGGCATCAGGCCGGAGACGGAGGTGGTGGTCGACTACCACCGTCCGGAGCAATGACCCCGCAACCGAAATCCGGAACCCTCCTGCGATGCTGACCCTCGAGATGATGCCGCCGCTGATGTTCGGCGGCCTCGTCGTGTTCCTGCTGATCGGCTTTCCGGTGGCCTTCTCGCTGGCCGCGGTCGGGCTGTTCTTCGGCTTCCTGTCGATCGAGCTGGGCTTCTTCACCCCGGCCTATCTGGGCAATCTGCCCTTCCGGGTGTTCGGCATCATGTCGAACGACCTGCTGCTCTCGATCCCCTTCTTCACCCTGATGGGGGCGATCCTGGAGCGATGCGGCCTGGCCGAGGATCTGCTGGAGGGCACCGGCCAGCTCTTCGGCAAGATCCCGGGCGGCCTCGCCTATGCCGTCATCCTGGTGGGCGCGGTGCTGGGGGCCATCACCGGCACCGTCGCCGCCTCGGTCATCGCCATGGGCATGATCTCGCTGCCGGTGATGATGCGCTACGGCTATGACATGCGCATCGCCACCGGCGTCATCGCGGCGTCGGGCACCATCACCCAGGTGATCCCGCCCTCGCTGGTGCTGATCATCCTGGGCGACCAGCTCGGCAAGAGCGTGGGCGACATGTATGCAGGCGCCATCGGGCCGTCCTTCCTGCAGGTCGCGCTGTTCCTGCTGTTCATCGCCGGCGTGTCGATCTTCCAGCCGCACAAGGTGCCGGCCCTGCCGCCCGAGGCGCTGCACCAGCGCGGCTGGCCGCTGATCTGGCGCGTGCTGAAGGGCATGGTGCCCTCGATCGTGCTGATCTTCCTGGTGCTCGGCACGATCTTCATGGGCCTCGCCACGCCGACCGAGGCGGGGGCGATGGGCGCGGTGGGCGCCGTCGTGCTCGCCGCCATCAACCGCCGCCTCACCTGGACGCTGATCCGCCAGGCGATGGACAACACCATGCGCATCACCTGCATGGTCATCTTCATCCTGGTGGGCTCGACCGTCTTCAGCCTGGTGTTCCAGGGCGTCGATGGCGGCCTGTGGATCGAGCACCTGCTGTCCCACCTGCCGGGCGGGCAGACGGGCTTCCTGATCTTCGTCAACATCTTCGTCTTCTTCCTGGCGTTCTTCCTCGACTTCTTCGAGATCGCCTTCATCGTGGTGCCGCTGCTGGCCCCGGTCGCCGCCAAGCTCGACATCAACCTGGTCTGGTTCGGCGTGCTGCTCTGCGTGAACATGCAGACCAGCTTCATGCACCCGCCCTTCGGCTTCGCGCTGTTCTACCTGCGCGGCATCGCGCCCAAGGAAGTGCGCTCGCGCGACATCTACTGGGGCGCCGTGCCCTGGCTGTGCCTGCAGCTGGTGCTGGTGGCCATCATCATCTTCTGGCCGGAAAGCGTGACCTACTGGCTGGAGGACGGGCCGAGCATCGACCCGAGCACGGTGCGCATCGACGTGCCGATGCCGGACATGCCGGCCGACGACGCGCCGATCATCTTCAAGTGACGCGGGCGGGGGCCGCATGGCCCCCGCGCCCCGGATGGCAGACCCGCGCCGGGCGACCGGCGCGGGTTTTTTTCGGGCCCGCCGCGGCGGGCTGCTGCCGGCGCCCGGGTCAGGCCCGCTCCCCGGCGCCGCCGCGGGTCTTCCACAGCGACCAGAGGATGCCCACCGCCAGGATGGCGAAGGTGATGCCGAGCGAGACAGCGGGCGGCACCTTGCCGGTCGCGGGGAAGAGCAGATCGGCCAGGAAGATCTTCGAGCCGATGAACACCAGCAGCACCGACAGCGCGTATTTCAGGTAGTGGAAGCGGTGCACCATCGCCGCCAGCGCGAAATACAGCGCGCGCAGGCCGAGGATGGCGAAGATGTTCGAGGTGTAGACGATGAAGGGGTCGGTGGTGATGGCGAAGATCGCCGGCACCGAATCCACCGCGAAGATGACATCCGCCACCTCCACCAGGATCAGCGCCAGGAAGAGCGGCGTCATGAACCAGGCGGCGCGGCCGGTCCTGGGGTCCGGCTGGCGGATGAAGAAACGCTCGCCCTGCAGTTCCTCCGTCACCCGGAAGCGGCGGCGGATGAAGCGGAGCAGCGGATTGCCCGCGATATCCGGCCTGGCATCGGCCATGCGCCACATCTTGATGCCGGTGAAGATCAGGAAAGCGGCGAAGAGGTAGAGCACCCAGCCGAATTGCTGGACGATGCTGGCGCCGAGCCCGATCATCAGCGCGCGCAGCACGATGACGCCGAGGATGCCCCAGAACAGCACCCGGTGCTGGTACAGGCGCGGAATGGCGAAATAGCCGAAGATCATGGCGATGACGAAGACATTGTCCATCGCCAGCGTCTTCTCGACGATGAAGCCGGTCCAGTAGAGCTGGGCGGCGGTGGCACCGTCGAGCGCGCCGTCCAGCGGCGGCCGCAGATGGTCGAAGGAATACCAGACCCAGCCGCCGAACAGCAGGCCGAGGCCGATATAGACCGCCGAGAGCATCAGGCTCTCGCGCGCGCCGATCTCCCGCGTCTCGCGGTGCAGGACCCCGAGGTCGAGCACGAGGAGCAGGATGACGAGGCCCATGAAGGCCAGCCACATCCAGACGGGCGTGGCCAGGAAGCTGGCTGTGAGGAATTCCAATTGCGGCTCCGGCATGGTCGGGTTCCCAGGCATGGGAACGGGATCAAGGCGATGCGTCCGACATCGCAGGCGCAAAGAGATGCGCTGCCAGAGGGAACCGGACGGTAAAGGACATGGTCGCGGCGGGGGGCGCCATCAAGCGCCGCGTCCCGGGGCGCGGCGGATTTTCCGCCGGCAGGCCGGCCGCCCTGCGCGCCCGCCCGGCGCAGGGTGTCATGGAAAGGTCACGCGGCGGCGCGCCGGGCCGGGGCTAGGGTCCGCGCCACCTTCCAACACGCGGATCGACCCATGCGACGCCTGCTGCTCGCCACCTGCCTGGCCCTGCCCAGCCTGCTCTCCGGCCCGGCCTGGGCGGCCCCCGAGATCACCATGCTGGAGAGCGACGACCCGGCGCTGCGCCTCGGCCGCTACACCTTTCCCGGCGGGCGGGTGGCGGAGTTCACGGTGGGCATCGGCAGCGCCGCGCATCACCGCCCCGGTGACCCGGCCGACATCGTCTACACCCTGTCCGATCGCGGCCCGAACATCGCCTGCGCCGATGCGGAGGAATTCACCGGGCAGGCACCGGCCGCGATCTGCGCCGCCGATCCGCGCGGCCGGCTCTACCCGGTGCCGCATTATTCCCCGACCCTCTATGGCGTGCAGCTGCTGCCCGGGCAGCGCCGCTTCCGGGTGTTCGAGGCGATCGCGCTGAAGCGCCCGGACGGAAGCCCGATCACTGGCCTGACCAACCCGCTGCCCGGCCGCACCGAGCAGCCGCTGGACGGCCAGGGCCAGCGCCTGGCCTTCGACCCCGCCGCCATCGATGCCGAGGGGCTGCTGCGCCTGCCGGATGGCCGCTTCTGGGTGGGCGAGGAGAATGGTCCCTCCCTGGTCGAGGTGGCGCCCGATGGCCGCATCCTGCGCCGCATCGTGCCGGCCGGCACGGAGGGCGAGTTCGCCGCCTCCGGCTACCGCATCGAGCCCGGCCTGCCCGCCATCCTGGCGCGGCGCCAGTCCAACCGCGGCATCGAGAGCATGGCCGGCACGCCGGATGGCGCCACGCTCTACGCCATCCTGCAGAACCCGCTGGCCAACCCCGACACCGCCGCCTATCGCCAGGCCAGCAACACGCGGCTGATCCGCTTCGACCCCGCCGCCGGCCGCGTCACCGGGGAGTGGGTCTACCAGCTCGACGATCCGCGCAGCTTCCGCAACGACCCGTCGGAGCGGCAGAACGACCCGCGCATCTCCGAGCTCGCCTGGCTCGGCCCCGACCGGCTGCTGGTGCTGGAGCGGACGGAGAAGACCACCAAGCTCTACGAGGTGCGCCTCGACCAGGGTGCCACCGACATCGCCGGCAGCGCCTGGGATGATGGCAACACCCGCCCCAGCCTGGAGCAGCTGCGCGACCTCTCCGGCAGCGGCGTGGTGCCGGTGCAGAAGCGCCTGGTGCTGGACAGCGCCGACCATCCCGAGCTGCCCGGCAAGATCGAGGGCATCGCCCTGCTGCCCGGCAACACGCTGATGCTGATCAACGACGATGATTTCGGCATTGGCGGCGAGCGCACGCGCATCGCCCTGGTGCGCGGCGCGCTGGAGTGGTGAAGGGGCTCAGCCGCGCCCGGCCGCCCATCCGGTGCGGCTGGCGCGGTCCTCCGCCGCCACCGCCAGGCCGAGCAGCGGGCCGAATTTGAAGCCATGGCCGGAGAAGCCGCTCATCAGCATGGTCCGCTCGCCGAGCGGCTCCAGCAGGAAGCGCTCCTCCGGCTGCACATCGTAGTAGCAGGCGCGGGCGCCGAGCACGCGATAGGCGCCCGCGTCGCGCAGCCGCGGGCGGGCCAGGTCCAGGATCGCCTCGGCCTCCGCCGCGCTGGCCTCGCGCGGATCGGC includes these proteins:
- a CDS encoding dimethylarginine dimethylaminohydrolase family protein, with the protein product MPSPLPPSPAAAEAPVPTPWRVASETAPLRDVLVCPPDHYRWLPTNSIARRTLAESRQGPALPHLQAQHAELVAALEQGGARVHLLRPEPHLPYMVYTRDSVVVTHRGPVLCQLERPQRRGEYFFLIDWHRKQGSAFWKMSNAGTLEGGDIHILRPGLAVIGHSGGRTDEAGAEQLAGWLRAEGWEVRLQPFEEHFLHLDVLFCMAAPGLAVACEEVLDSDFLAWLRGHGIRTIPVGYRDAMQLGCNILALGGDRVISARGSTALNAALRAEGLSVLDPELSLFTLGGGGPHCLTCPLAREEETA
- a CDS encoding esterase-like activity of phytase family protein codes for the protein MRRLLLATCLALPSLLSGPAWAAPEITMLESDDPALRLGRYTFPGGRVAEFTVGIGSAAHHRPGDPADIVYTLSDRGPNIACADAEEFTGQAPAAICAADPRGRLYPVPHYSPTLYGVQLLPGQRRFRVFEAIALKRPDGSPITGLTNPLPGRTEQPLDGQGQRLAFDPAAIDAEGLLRLPDGRFWVGEENGPSLVEVAPDGRILRRIVPAGTEGEFAASGYRIEPGLPAILARRQSNRGIESMAGTPDGATLYAILQNPLANPDTAAYRQASNTRLIRFDPAAGRVTGEWVYQLDDPRSFRNDPSERQNDPRISELAWLGPDRLLVLERTEKTTKLYEVRLDQGATDIAGSAWDDGNTRPSLEQLRDLSGSGVVPVQKRLVLDSADHPELPGKIEGIALLPGNTLMLINDDDFGIGGERTRIALVRGALEW
- a CDS encoding TRAP transporter small permease subunit, whose product is MGALLGFSRAMDKVSNGFGVIASWLVLLACVVSAGNAVVRYGVNYSSNAWLEVQWYFFAGIVMLGASQTLLRNEHVRVDLVFGNLSERARLWVDILGIIFFLLPAMALLAWMTWPFFLDSYLRAEESSNAGGLIRWPVKLLLPVGFALLTLQGLSELIKRIALLRGIRPETEVVVDYHRPEQ
- a CDS encoding TRAP transporter large permease subunit: MLTLEMMPPLMFGGLVVFLLIGFPVAFSLAAVGLFFGFLSIELGFFTPAYLGNLPFRVFGIMSNDLLLSIPFFTLMGAILERCGLAEDLLEGTGQLFGKIPGGLAYAVILVGAVLGAITGTVAASVIAMGMISLPVMMRYGYDMRIATGVIAASGTITQVIPPSLVLIILGDQLGKSVGDMYAGAIGPSFLQVALFLLFIAGVSIFQPHKVPALPPEALHQRGWPLIWRVLKGMVPSIVLIFLVLGTIFMGLATPTEAGAMGAVGAVVLAAINRRLTWTLIRQAMDNTMRITCMVIFILVGSTVFSLVFQGVDGGLWIEHLLSHLPGGQTGFLIFVNIFVFFLAFFLDFFEIAFIVVPLLAPVAAKLDINLVWFGVLLCVNMQTSFMHPPFGFALFYLRGIAPKEVRSRDIYWGAVPWLCLQLVLVAIIIFWPESVTYWLEDGPSIDPSTVRIDVPMPDMPADDAPIIFK
- a CDS encoding HpcH/HpaI aldolase/citrate lyase family protein gives rise to the protein MANKVKEAWAQGRAVVNGWLAIPSAFSAETMAQAGFDSLTVDMQHGVQDYLSTVACFQGMQPHPVTPMVRVPWNEPGIVGKVLDAGAMGVICPMVNTAEQAAALVSACRYPPEGTRSFGPIRAGIYGEANSYFDTANRDIAVIPMIETKQALDNLEAILDTPGVDGIYVGPSDLGLSLGLPPKLDREEPEILKIYERLLSECGKRNLAVGLHNGTAAYAKRMIGMGFKLVTIMNDSGILLQAARAAVATAKG
- a CDS encoding FAD-binding oxidoreductase; the encoded protein is MTIDTNPLDTVLAAARAFLGERLSTNASIREQHSKGEDSNPPVLPDAVAFVETTEEVSRLLALCHAHGVPVTPFGAGTSLEGHVVPVQRGLSLDLSRMTAILEVNAEDMDCLVEPGVTRHQLNDFLRDQGLFFPVDPGSHCTLGGMVATRASGTNAVRYGTMREATLGLEVVLADGRIIQTGGRTRKSANGYDLTRLFIGSEGTLGVVTKIRLRLHGIPEATTAAVCQFDSLSAAVETVIMTMQAGIPVARIELADADQMRASIAYSKLPYAALPTLFLEFHGSPAGVREQAEAVEAIAAEMGGQGFAWAEDAESRNRLWKARHDAWWAANALYPGCRGITTDVCVPISRLAEAIIGAKEAAVAMGQNTCIVGHVGDGNFHCVILFPADDPEGLQKAWELDRRIVAQGLALGGTCSGEHGIGLGKREFLVQEHGPEVLAVMRGLKTSLDPKGILNPGKLFLN
- a CDS encoding TerC family protein — protein: MPGNPTMPEPQLEFLTASFLATPVWMWLAFMGLVILLLVLDLGVLHRETREIGARESLMLSAVYIGLGLLFGGWVWYSFDHLRPPLDGALDGATAAQLYWTGFIVEKTLAMDNVFVIAMIFGYFAIPRLYQHRVLFWGILGVIVLRALMIGLGASIVQQFGWVLYLFAAFLIFTGIKMWRMADARPDIAGNPLLRFIRRRFRVTEELQGERFFIRQPDPRTGRAAWFMTPLFLALILVEVADVIFAVDSVPAIFAITTDPFIVYTSNIFAILGLRALYFALAAMVHRFHYLKYALSVLLVFIGSKIFLADLLFPATGKVPPAVSLGITFAILAVGILWSLWKTRGGAGERA
- a CDS encoding TRAP transporter substrate-binding protein: MIRRQLLAGGAVIGASALAAPAIAQTHPEIRWRLASSFPRSLDTIWGAGEHVAKRVAALTDNKFQIRAFPAGELVPGLQVADAVQNGTVECAHTASYYFVGKDPTFAFDGAVPFGLNMRQTNAWLQQGGGRDVMKDFFAKYNIVSIPAGNTGAQMGGWFRREIRTVQDLNGLKFRIGGFAGNVLQKLGVVPQQIAGGDIYPALEKGTVDAAEWIGPYDDEKLGFNRVAQFYYFPGWWEGCLNLSMYINKAKYEELPQLYKDVLESACRDSTIETMAKYDVQNPAALKRLIASGTQLRAFPREVMQACYRAAFELYDETAARNENFRTVYEHWKTFRESQYGWFRVAENSFDQFVYAMYGQEAQSQAQPAAGQPRR
- the kdgD gene encoding 5-dehydro-4-deoxyglucarate dehydratase, translating into MPMTPSAMAQQIGSGLLSFPVTHFRQDLSFDEAPYRAHVAWLLEHDPAGLFAAGGTGEFFSLSPAEVATVVRAAVAETAGRVPVIAPCGMATPIAQELARSAEKEGADGLLLLPNYLVNSEQAGLAAHIEAVCRSTGLGVIVYNRDNAILNEDTLARLCERNPNLVGFKDGVGDIELMTRVYARMGDRLTYVGGLPTAETFALPYLEMGVTTYSSAIFNFVPAFAQDFYAAVRRRDREAVFQGLRDFVLPYIAIRNRKKGYAVSIVKAGCAAVGRPAGPVRAPLTDLEPAEMASLTALIEALPAQLAKAA